One Setaria viridis chromosome 7, Setaria_viridis_v4.0, whole genome shotgun sequence genomic region harbors:
- the LOC117864375 gene encoding uncharacterized protein produces the protein MAARSPYFATEESARGIRPGESPAAALRRILATPGAHQAPCCFDALGARLVESAGFPIGFMGGFCVSAARLGLPDVGLISYGEMVDQGRLINEAVSIPVIGDGDNGYGNSMNIKRTIKGYTNAGFAGIMLEDQVAPKACGHTEGRKVISREEAIMHIKAAVDARNESGSDIVIVARTDSRQAISLDEALWRVKAFADAGADALFIDALASVEEMKAFCAVAPEVPKMANMLEGGGKTPILSPAELEKIGFSLVVYPLSLVGVAMRAMKDALVAIKDGGVPPPSILPSFQEIKDTLGFNRYYKEEKQYQLDK, from the exons ATGGCCGCGCGCTCCCCCTACTTCGCCACCGAGGAGTCCGCCCGCGGCATCCGCCCGGGGGagtccccggccgcggcgctcCGCCGGATCCTCGCCACGCCCGGCGCGCACCAGGCGCCCTGCTGCTTCGACGCGCTCGGCGCGCGCCTCGTCGAGAGCGCGGGCTTCCCGATCGGCTTCATGGGCG GCTTCTGTGTTTCTGCGGCACGGCTTGGCTTGCCTGATGTTGGCCTCATTTCCTATGGAGAAATGGTAGACCAAGGGCGTCTAATCAATGAAGCTGTATCAATCCCAGTGATTGGTGATGGAGACAATGGTTATGGAAACTCTATGAACATCAAGAGAACCATCAAGGGCTATACTAATGCTGGTTTTGCTGGAATCATGCTTGAAGATCAG GTGGCACCTAAAGCATGTGGACATACTGAAGGAAGGAAAGTCATCTCAAGGGAGGAAGCCATCATGCACATAAAAGCTGCTGTTGATGCTAGGAACGAGAGCGGCTCTGACATTGTTATTGTGGCAAGGACAGATTCCCGTCAAGCCATTTCTCTTGATGAAGCATTATGGAGAGTAAAAGCTTTTGCCGATGCTGGTGCCGATGCTCTGTTTATTGATGCCCTTGCTTCAGTGGAAGAGATGAAGGCATTCTGTGCAGTTGCACCAGAAGTTCCAAAGATG GCAAATATGTTAGAGGGTGGTGGTAAAACTCCCATATTGAGCCCTGCTGAACTTGAGAAAATTGGTTTCAGCCTTGTGGTCTATCCTTTATCCTTAGTTGGCGTGGCAATGCGTGCAATGAAG GATGCTCTAGTTGCAATAAAAGATGGTGGTGTACCTCCGCCTAGTATCTTGCCATCTTTCCAGGAGATCAAGGATACACTAGGGTTCAACCGCTACTACAAAGAAGAGAAACAATACCAACTG GACAAGTGA